The Esox lucius isolate fEsoLuc1 chromosome 5, fEsoLuc1.pri, whole genome shotgun sequence genome includes a region encoding these proteins:
- the LOC114830653 gene encoding uncharacterized protein LOC114830653, with translation MDPVRYKRYLVDDEAPVPERTKRRRKRKDISEDMGDDEEAVASSSTTQYLTQEDNQDDPVSTASDDTMNQPIPGPSSSPREPVEEHLEDPTSPTLDQKPTKEQVELLLLALKLKHGLTNRALEDIMHLINFIAGPGGELVSGSKYLFYKAFDSVKDILEVHYVCKSCKVSMQEGPFNVKCPVCDQDTSKAHAQKDQCFLYLPLKYQIKKLLEDHQLGKHLKHRFEKKDASIKDIYDGHLYKKLSPLASPDSISLTFNCDGVPVHKSNTKSLWPILCTINELPIQLRAKHVMLCGLWFGQNKPNMNTYMKPFVDECIELYSNGLIWESESWEIVTSKVLLTTMVADSVARPLIQNFKQFNGEFGCSFCMQKGTSVLKRRGRVRAYPYEKAELRNPSQTDDLVEEALAGNPTKGVKGPSILSCLPDFNIIDGCVPDYMHSVLLGVARSITTLWFHSENNQSPWYIGHSTEQIDDILTSIKPPCNVSRVPRSVKEKKFWKAHEWNMWLFYYSIPTLKGVLPEKYLKHWFKLVKGVSLLLGENISPLHISESEGLLTEFVQEMETLYGINNVTFNVHLCLHLPNTVRNWGPLWAQSAFVFESYNGIILDMIKSSQGVSLQIMKTVWLQVAFPSFSQKTMVAASDDYLALLESFSVEKKMVQEVSRCHGVTSLGRPKICMIRNDDFLALNSISNLENRVTVKYFCRVVVNLEIVHSQNYSRTFRRNSYTVILSDREESIFSVKTFIVCDLGQGETCYAVGKYYQKVKQDICGQFKNPCYFIPVGKCLGPLVAIQASQIKEKCLFVKTVNRNVDIVFKFINHSEMLR, from the exons ATGGATCCAGTACGTTACAAAAGGTACCTCGTTGACGACGAAGCACCCGTTCCAGAAAGAACAAAGAGAAGACGTAAACGAAA ggACATTTCTGAAGATATGGGTGATGATGAAGAAGCTGTGGCCTCTTCTTCTACAACTCA gtatcTCACCCAAGAGGACAATCAAGATGACCCGGTGTCTACTGCTTCTGATGACACA atgaaCCAACCCATACCTGGCCCTAGCTCTTCACCTAGGGAGCCAGTAGAGGAACATCTAGAAGACCCCACAAGTCCAACTTTAGACCAGAAACCAACAAAAGAACAGGTGGAACTCCTGCTGCTGGCATTAAAACTTAAACATGGATTAACAAATAGAGCCTTGGAGGACATCATGCATCTTATCAACTTTATTGCTGGTCCTGGTGGGGAATTGGTTAGTGGCTCAAAGTACCTTTTCtacaaagcatttgattcagTGAAAGACATATTAGAAGTACATTATGTGTGCAAGAGTTGCAAGGTAAGCATGCAGGAAGGTCCCTTTAATGTCAAGTGCCCAGTCTGTGACCAGGACACATCAAAAGCGCATGCACAAAAAGACCAGTGTTTTTTGTACTTGCCACtaaaataccaaattaaaaaACTGCTTGAGGACCACCAATTAGGGAAACACCTGAAACACCGCTTTGAGAAGAAGGATGCCTCCATCAAAGATATATATGATggacatttatacaaaaaactATCACCCCTTGCATCACCAGACAGCATAtcactgactttcaactgtgatggagtgccagtgcacaaatcaaacacaaaaagtTTGTGGCCAATTTTGTGTACTATTAATGAACTGCCAATACAGCTACGTGCAAAACATGTTATGCTTTGTGGCCTGTGGTTtggtcaaaacaaaccaaatatgaACACTTACATGAAACCATTTGTCGATGAATGCATAGAGTTGTACTCTAATGGTCTTATATGGGAAAGTGAAAGTTGGGAAATTGTCACAAGTAAAGTACTGCTTACTACCATGGTGGCAGATTCAGTTGCTCGGCCACTGATTCAGAActttaaacagtttaatggtgagtttgggtgttctttttgtatgcagAAAGGAACAAGTGTGCTAAAACGCAGGGGGCGTGTAAGGGCTTATCCCTATGAAAAAGCAGAGTTGAGGAATCCCTCCCAGACTGATGATCTGGTGGAAGAGGCTCTTGCTGGAAACCCCACTAAGGGAGTGAAAGGGCCTAGTATTTTGTCTTGTCTACCTGATTTTAAtatcattgatggctgtgttccAGATTATATGCACAGTGTGCTGCTGGGTGTAGCAAGAAGCATCACCACGCTGTGGTTTCATTCTGAAAACAACCAATCGCCATGGTATATCGGACACTCAACAGAACAGATTGATGACATTTTAACTTCTATTAAACCCCCCTGTAATGTTTCCCGTGTCCCCCGctcagtgaaagagaaaaagttctGGAAGGCACACGAGTGGAAcatgtggttgttttattacagcataccAACATTGAAAGGGGTCTTACCTGAAAAATATCTGAAGCACTGGTTTAAGTTGGTAAAGGGGGTTTCTCTTCTACTCGGTGAGAATATATCACCACTGCACATATCAGAATCTGAGGGGTTGCTAACAGAGTTTGTTCAGGAAATGGAGACCCTTTATGGGATCAATAATGTCactttcaatgtacatttgtgccTTCATCTGCCCAATACTGTGAGGAACTGGGGTCCCCTCTGGGCACAGTctgcatttgtgtttgagtCATACAATGGGATCATTTTAGATATGATAAAGAGCAGCCagggagtttctctgcagataatgaaaacagtttggCTACAGGTTGCATTTCCATCATTTTCCCAAAAAACCATGGTGGCAGCTTCTGATGATTACTTAGCTCTCTTAGAGTCTTTTtcagttgagaaaaaaatggtGCAGGAAGTAAGTCGCTGTCATGGTGTTACATCTCTGGGTAGGCCTAAAATTTGTATGATCAGAAATGATGATTTTCTGGCCTTGAACAGCATCAGCAACCTTGAAAATAGAGTCACTGTGAAGTATTTTTGCAGAGTAGTGGTTAATCTTGAAATAGTTCATTCACAAAACTACTCGCGTACTTTTCGGAGAAACTCGTACACTGTCATTCTTTCTGATCGAGAGGaaagtattttctctgtgaAGACATTCATTGTCTGTGATCTGGGGCAGGGGGAGACATGTTATGCAGTGGGGAAGTACTaccaaaaagtgaaacaggacatctGCGGTCAATTTAAGAATCCTTGTTATTTCATCCCTGTAGGGAAATGTCTGGGGCCTTTAGTTGCTATACAAGCATCtcagataaaagaaaagtgtctgtttgttaaaactgtgaacagaaatgttgacattgtcttcaaattcattaaccacagTGAAATGCTCAGATAG
- the LOC114830654 gene encoding cancer-related regulator of actin dynamics homolog isoform X2, whose translation MEKEVTQQTKRPHIPNSKYRDQGQTEKASKKRVDNKKRCPSKYNHEEEEEKEEEEDEARHDRPSKNKRASEEEERIGDEEDIVPPSKKKTAAEFRKHLDEQMWERRKLDQMQRNLQELRNEVHSLKNENARLKDIIINQIPQMKSDIAIIAQKTGRTPVEDLDSSFSTFGEMQPTPERRQSPEDTEPFKESPMVTERFRETPQTAATAETSAKTQMEVIKGSGVFCQAEAWKAARLAPSATAMVRNLLLGTFDLETLLKSNLNGGKPTRGDGEQLVALDQIKKAAIIATLLGYCAVRCYIEEVAGSQPRADRHIYQFKAHGAEKINKINSFFFSIQFFVLFLFLFYLIVLK comes from the exons atggagaaagaagtcacacagcaaacaaaacGTCCTCACATCCCAAACTCAAAGTACCGTGATCAGGGGCAGACTGAGAAGGCTTCAAAGAAAAGG gTTGACAATAAAAAGAGATGTCCTTCTAAATACAaccacgaggaggaggaggagaaggaggaggaggaggatgaggcgcGTCATGACAGGCCTTCAAAGAACAAG cggGCCAGCGAAGAGGAGGAGCGTAttggggatgaagaggacatagTACCACCCTCTAAGAAAAAG ACAGCTGCTGAATTTAGAAAACACCTGGATGAACAGATGTGGGAGAGGAGGAAACTTGaccaaatgcaaagaaatttGCAGGAGTTGAGAAATGAAGTCCATtctcttaaaaatgaaaatgcacgtCTGAAAGACATTATCATCAATC AAATCcctcaaatgaaaagtgacatcgCCATTATTGCTCAAAAG ACTGGAAGGACTCCTGTGGAGGATCTAGATTCCTCCTTCTCGACTTTTGGAGAAATGCAACCG actccagagaggagacagagcccAGAGGACACCGAGCCCTTTAAAGAGAGTCCCATGGTGACTGAGCGCTTTCGAGAGAcaccacag ACTGCAGCAACAGCTGAGACCTCAgcgaaaacacag atggAAGTTATAAAGGGCTCTGGGGTGTTTTGCCAGGCAGAAGCGTGGAAAGCAGCCCGCCTTGCCCCCTCTGCTACTGCCATGGTGCGGAATCTCCTGCTGGGCACCTTTGATTTGGAGACTTTGCTGAAAAGCAACCTGAATg GTGGGAAGCCAACCAGAGGGGATGGGGAGCAGCTGGTCGCACTTGACCAAATTAAAAAGGCAGCCATTATTG CCACATTGCTGGGGTATTGCGCTGTAAG ATGCTACATTGAAGAAGTGGCCGGCAGCCAGCCGAGGGCAGATAGGCACATCTATCAATTCAAAGCTCACGGAGCTGAGAAGATCAACaagataaatagtttttttttttctattcagttttttgtcttgtttttgttcttgttctaTTTGATTGttcttaagtaa
- the LOC114830654 gene encoding unconventional myosin-X-like isoform X3 — translation MEKEVTQQTKRPHIPNSKYRDQGQTEKASKKRVDNKKRCPSKYNHEEEEEKEEEEDEARHDRPSKNKRASEEEERIGDEEDIVPPSKKKTAAEFRKHLDEQMWERRKLDQMQRNLQELRNEVHSLKNENARLKDIIINQIPQMKSDIAIIAQKKTGRTPVEDLDSSFSTFGEMQPTPERRQSPEDTEPFKESPMVTERFRETPQTAATAETSAKTQMEVIKGSGVFCQAEAWKAARLAPSATAMVRNLLLGTFDLETLLKSNLNGGKPTRGDGEQLVALDQIKKAAIIDATLKKWPAASRGQIGTSINSKLTELRRSTR, via the exons atggagaaagaagtcacacagcaaacaaaacGTCCTCACATCCCAAACTCAAAGTACCGTGATCAGGGGCAGACTGAGAAGGCTTCAAAGAAAAGG gTTGACAATAAAAAGAGATGTCCTTCTAAATACAaccacgaggaggaggaggagaaggaggaggaggaggatgaggcgcGTCATGACAGGCCTTCAAAGAACAAG cggGCCAGCGAAGAGGAGGAGCGTAttggggatgaagaggacatagTACCACCCTCTAAGAAAAAG ACAGCTGCTGAATTTAGAAAACACCTGGATGAACAGATGTGGGAGAGGAGGAAACTTGaccaaatgcaaagaaatttGCAGGAGTTGAGAAATGAAGTCCATtctcttaaaaatgaaaatgcacgtCTGAAAGACATTATCATCAATC AAATCcctcaaatgaaaagtgacatcgCCATTATTGCTCAAAAG AAGACTGGAAGGACTCCTGTGGAGGATCTAGATTCCTCCTTCTCGACTTTTGGAGAAATGCAACCG actccagagaggagacagagcccAGAGGACACCGAGCCCTTTAAAGAGAGTCCCATGGTGACTGAGCGCTTTCGAGAGAcaccacag ACTGCAGCAACAGCTGAGACCTCAgcgaaaacacag atggAAGTTATAAAGGGCTCTGGGGTGTTTTGCCAGGCAGAAGCGTGGAAAGCAGCCCGCCTTGCCCCCTCTGCTACTGCCATGGTGCGGAATCTCCTGCTGGGCACCTTTGATTTGGAGACTTTGCTGAAAAGCAACCTGAATg GTGGGAAGCCAACCAGAGGGGATGGGGAGCAGCTGGTCGCACTTGACCAAATTAAAAAGGCAGCCATTATTG ATGCTACATTGAAGAAGTGGCCGGCAGCCAGCCGAGGGCAGATAGGCACATCTATCAATTCAAAGCTCACGGAGCTGAGAAGATCAACaagataa
- the LOC109615749 gene encoding zinc finger protein OZF isoform X1 yields the protein MSNLRLGNDVLNEKLASVPLEISVVVKTTIAEYQKEISRLKLANARLRKLLDLVFKPDIQLHRLADLQQLTLTEEEGSPEQEDLCCGLEPLESDAEESVWDSLNVTTQNRTESESSSDCEPPSEVNPDSENSESDHGKCEALENKKPSSEILKSKQGRGRSRKEGKKLPDLKCRFTTTGGLRGHRQNWHIKERLKAWPKPGPSQIPDLKCDLCGKCMGTARSLRRHRQNRHLKERPRGRPKKEAGDLPDLKCDVCGKRLATARNLRLHRQFRHSDERPYMCDICGQGFILNCYLVRHIKTHMEEGQHCCTICGKGFNHKNNLKNHMRTHTEPAFKCDMCGKSLTTKRGLQLHQQNHTGEKSYPCKQCEKSFSIKGSLILHMRTHTGEKPFRCKECGKCFSDKGTLTKHMMTHTEEKPHRCNNCGKCFSLKGHLTAHMKVHTGVGVQCHLCGIHLKLASSLKRHLRTHR from the exons ATGTCTAACCTACGGTTAGGTAATGATGTTCTCAACGAAAAATTAGCCTCAGTTCCTTTGGAGATATCCGTGGTAGTTAAAACAACGATTGCAGAGTATCAGAAAGAAATCTCACGATTAAAATTGGCGAATGCTCGTCTGCGAAAACTGCTGGATTTGGTATTCAAACCAGATATACAGTTGCATAGATTAGCAG ACCTCCAGCAGCTCACTCTTACTGAAGAGGAAGGTAGTCCTGAGCAGGAGGATTTATGCTGTGGTCTGGAGCCTTTGGAGTCGGATGCTGAAGAATCTGTATGGGACTCTTTAAACGTTACCACACAGAACCGAACAGAATCGGAATCATCCAGTGACTGTGAACCTCCCTCTGAAGTAAATCCTGACAGTGAGAACAGTGAAAGTGATCATGGAAAGTGTGAGGCACTAGAGAATAAAAAACCGAGTTCAGAGATTCTCAAATCAAAGCAAGGAAGAGGACGGTCaaggaaagaaggaaagaagCTCCCTGATCTGAAATGCCGCTTCACCACCACCGGTGGGCTGAGAGGACATCGGCAAAATTGGCACATTAAAGAGCGGCTTAAAGCATGGCCAAAACCGGGTCCTAGTCAAATACCAGATCTGAAATGTGAcctgtgtggaaaatgtatgGGGACCGCGCGCAGCCTGAGAAGGCACCGTCAAAATCGGCACCTCAAAGAACGACCAAGGGGACGGCCGAAGAAGGAAGCCGGCGACTTGCCTGATCTGAAATGTGATGTTTGCGGGAAACGTTTGGCGACAGCTCGTAATCTGAGATTGCATCGGCAATTCCGGCACAGCGATGAGAGACCGTACATGTGTGACATTTGCGGACAAGGTTTCATTCTGAACTGCTACCTGGTCCGGCACATAAAAACTCACATGGAAGAAGGCCAGCATTGCTGTACCATATGTGGTAAAGGTTTCAATCACAAAAATAATCTGAAAAATCACATGCGTACTCATACAGAGCCTGCTTTCAAATGTGATATGTGTGGAAAAAGTTTGACGACAAAAAGAGGTCTGCAACTGCATCAGCAAAATCACACCGGGGAGAAATCGTATCCGTGTAAACAATGTGAAAAATCTTTCAGCATTAAAGGCAGTCTGATATTACATATGAGGACTCACACAGGGGAAAAACCATTTCGGTGCAAAGAATGTGGCAAATGCTTCAGTGACAAGGGAACGCTCACGAAACATATGATGACTCACACAGAGGAGAAACCACACCGCTGCAACaactgtggaaagtgtttcagCCTGAAAGGACATCTGACCGCTCATATGAAGGTTCACACAGGGGTGGGAGTTCAATGTCATTTGTGCGGAATTCACTTAAAGTTAGCATCAAGCCTGAAGAGACATCTGCGGACTCACAGATGA
- the LOC114830654 gene encoding unconventional myosin-X-like isoform X1 encodes MEKEVTQQTKRPHIPNSKYRDQGQTEKASKKRVDNKKRCPSKYNHEEEEEKEEEEDEARHDRPSKNKRASEEEERIGDEEDIVPPSKKKTAAEFRKHLDEQMWERRKLDQMQRNLQELRNEVHSLKNENARLKDIIINQIPQMKSDIAIIAQKKTGRTPVEDLDSSFSTFGEMQPTPERRQSPEDTEPFKESPMVTERFRETPQTAATAETSAKTQMEVIKGSGVFCQAEAWKAARLAPSATAMVRNLLLGTFDLETLLKSNLNGGKPTRGDGEQLVALDQIKKAAIIATLLGYCAVRCYIEEVAGSQPRADRHIYQFKAHGAEKINKINSFFFSIQFFVLFLFLFYLIVLK; translated from the exons atggagaaagaagtcacacagcaaacaaaacGTCCTCACATCCCAAACTCAAAGTACCGTGATCAGGGGCAGACTGAGAAGGCTTCAAAGAAAAGG gTTGACAATAAAAAGAGATGTCCTTCTAAATACAaccacgaggaggaggaggagaaggaggaggaggaggatgaggcgcGTCATGACAGGCCTTCAAAGAACAAG cggGCCAGCGAAGAGGAGGAGCGTAttggggatgaagaggacatagTACCACCCTCTAAGAAAAAG ACAGCTGCTGAATTTAGAAAACACCTGGATGAACAGATGTGGGAGAGGAGGAAACTTGaccaaatgcaaagaaatttGCAGGAGTTGAGAAATGAAGTCCATtctcttaaaaatgaaaatgcacgtCTGAAAGACATTATCATCAATC AAATCcctcaaatgaaaagtgacatcgCCATTATTGCTCAAAAG AAGACTGGAAGGACTCCTGTGGAGGATCTAGATTCCTCCTTCTCGACTTTTGGAGAAATGCAACCG actccagagaggagacagagcccAGAGGACACCGAGCCCTTTAAAGAGAGTCCCATGGTGACTGAGCGCTTTCGAGAGAcaccacag ACTGCAGCAACAGCTGAGACCTCAgcgaaaacacag atggAAGTTATAAAGGGCTCTGGGGTGTTTTGCCAGGCAGAAGCGTGGAAAGCAGCCCGCCTTGCCCCCTCTGCTACTGCCATGGTGCGGAATCTCCTGCTGGGCACCTTTGATTTGGAGACTTTGCTGAAAAGCAACCTGAATg GTGGGAAGCCAACCAGAGGGGATGGGGAGCAGCTGGTCGCACTTGACCAAATTAAAAAGGCAGCCATTATTG CCACATTGCTGGGGTATTGCGCTGTAAG ATGCTACATTGAAGAAGTGGCCGGCAGCCAGCCGAGGGCAGATAGGCACATCTATCAATTCAAAGCTCACGGAGCTGAGAAGATCAACaagataaatagtttttttttttctattcagttttttgtcttgtttttgttcttgttctaTTTGATTGttcttaagtaa
- the LOC105030478 gene encoding polyadenylate-binding protein 1-like → MNSLYVGDLHQNVSEADLNGMFSEAGPIFSIRVCRDRITRCSLGYAYVNYYQPAHAERALLMFSDHTLAGRYLRIMRSDPDPVRRKSGVGKLFIKNLNKKTIGNKNLCETFSVFGDIYSRKVVYDENGESKGYGYIQYETQASADRATEKLNGMLLDDEKVSITRFKSRKEREDELGAKAREFNNVFVKNFDTDMNDKKLTELFEEYGPIVSAKVMTDDSGKSKGFGFVCFQRHEDALKAIYEMNRKEVNGRLIYVGRAQKKAERQAVLKDKFGQMKTETKAGYRGINLFVKNLDEAYDGYHLKKAFSPFGKVISAKVMMEGGRHKGFGFVSLSSTEEANRALTEMNGRILGTKALYVAPAQTKAQRQEYLANQHKHWMTNAADFYSSNKGVQWNPSHHRETRVSGMLPAQWMATQDQGQQSPAATADTDTSVPLQKDKTCAAGDSKTNQMLTTTVHIQVQEPNKAKAGRICAKR, encoded by the exons ATGAATTCTTTGTATGTTGGCGACCTCCACCAAAATGTTAGCGAGGCAGACCTTAATGGGATGTTTAGTGAGGCCGGACCCATCTTTTCCATCCGTGTCTGCAGGGATCGGATCACACGCTGCTCCCTGGGCTATGCCTACGTCAACTATTATCAGCCGGCCCATGCAGAGCGTGCCCTGCTCATGTTCAGCGACCACACACTTGCAGGAAGATATCTGCGCATCATGAGGTCGGACCCTGACCCTGTCCGGAGGAAGAGTGGAGTGGGAAAACTCTTCATCAAGAACCTGAACAAAAAGACCATTGGAAATAAGAACCTGTGCGAGACCTTCTCAGTTTTTGGAGACATTTACTCTCGCAAGGTGGTTTATGACGAGAATGGTGAATCCAAGGGCTATGGATACATCCAGTATGAGACCCAGGCCTCCGCCGATAGAGCCACTGAGAAACTTAATGGGATGCTGCTGGATGATGAAAAAGTATCCATCACAAGATTCAAATCTCGCAAAGAACGAGAGGATGAACTTGGAGCCAAGGCCAGAGAGTTCAACAACGTATTTGTAAAGAACTTTGACACTGACATGAATGACAAGAAGCTGACTGAGCTATTCGAGGAATATGGTCCGATCGTGAGCGCCAAGGTTATGACGGACGACAGCGGGAAGTCCAAGGGGTTCGGATTCGTTTGCTTCCAGAGACATGAGGATGCACTGAAAGCCATATACGAAATGAACAGGAAGGAAGTAAACGGGAGGCTGATCTATGTAGGTCGCGCTCAGAAAAAAGCAGAACGCCAGGCAGTGCTGAAGGACAAATTTGGCCAGATGAAGACTGAAACCAAGGCTGGATACAGAGGAATCAACCTCTTTGTAAAGAACCTGGATGAAGCTTATGATGGTTACCATTTAAAAAAGGCGTTCTCTCCATTTGGAAAGGTCATCAGCGCCAAGGTGATGATGGAGGGTGGCCGTCACAAAGGTTTTGGCTTcgtttccctctcctccaccgaGGAGGCCAACAGGGCCTTGACAGAGATGAATGGCCGTATCTTGGGAACCAAGGCGCTATACGTGGCTCCGGCTCAGACAAAGGCACAGCGCCAAGAATACCTGGCCAACCAGCACAAGCACTGGATG ACAAATGCTGCCGACTTCTACTCCAGCAACAAAGGGGTTCAGTGGAATCCCAGCCATCACAGGGAGACCCGCGTGTCTGGCATGCTTCCCGCTCAGTGGATGGCCACCCAAGACCAGGGCCAGCAATCACCTGCCGCCACTGCCGACACAGACACGAGCGTGCCTCTGCAAAA GGACAAAACATGTGCAGCTGGCGACAGCAAAACTAACCAAATGCTGACCACGACAGTCCATATTCAAGTACAAGAGCCAAACAAGGCGAAAGCAGGAAGAATCTGTGCCAAACGCTAG
- the LOC117594487 gene encoding rho GTPase-activating protein 23-like has translation MGPTGNKPDASPRAHRMMPPFLLAKTDNTSMNHSSSKDESKATWGINIMKKAKKTGPKVFGVRLEDCQPAVNNKFVPLIVELCCGLVESLGLEYTGVYRVPGNNAMVSSLQEQLNKGLEINFTEEWERR, from the exons ATGGG tCCAACAGGGAATAAGCCAGACGCTTCTCCCAGGGCCCATCGCATGATGCCACCCTTCCTACTGGCCAAGACAGACAACACTTCCATGAACCACTCCTCCAGCAAAG ATGAGAGCAAGGCCACATGGGGTATCAACATCATGAAGAAGGCCAAGAAGACCGGCCCCAAGGTGTTTGGAGTACGACTAGAGGACTGTCAACCTGCCGTCAACAACAAG TTTGTCCCTCTGATCGTGGAGTTGTGCTGTGGGCTGGTGGAGAGCTTGGGTCTGGAGTACACTGGTGTTTACAGGGTACCGGGAAACAACGCCATGGTATCCAGCCTTCAGGAGCAGCTCAACAAGGGTTTGGAGATCAACTTCAcagaggag tgGGAAAGAaggtaa
- the LOC109615749 gene encoding oocyte zinc finger protein XlCOF6.1 isoform X2, with protein sequence MLPWGSSKLPGASLDLQQLTLTEEEGSPEQEDLCCGLEPLESDAEESVWDSLNVTTQNRTESESSSDCEPPSEVNPDSENSESDHGKCEALENKKPSSEILKSKQGRGRSRKEGKKLPDLKCRFTTTGGLRGHRQNWHIKERLKAWPKPGPSQIPDLKCDLCGKCMGTARSLRRHRQNRHLKERPRGRPKKEAGDLPDLKCDVCGKRLATARNLRLHRQFRHSDERPYMCDICGQGFILNCYLVRHIKTHMEEGQHCCTICGKGFNHKNNLKNHMRTHTEPAFKCDMCGKSLTTKRGLQLHQQNHTGEKSYPCKQCEKSFSIKGSLILHMRTHTGEKPFRCKECGKCFSDKGTLTKHMMTHTEEKPHRCNNCGKCFSLKGHLTAHMKVHTGVGVQCHLCGIHLKLASSLKRHLRTHR encoded by the exons atgttaccctggggttcttcaAAACTTCCAGGAGCATCTTTAG ACCTCCAGCAGCTCACTCTTACTGAAGAGGAAGGTAGTCCTGAGCAGGAGGATTTATGCTGTGGTCTGGAGCCTTTGGAGTCGGATGCTGAAGAATCTGTATGGGACTCTTTAAACGTTACCACACAGAACCGAACAGAATCGGAATCATCCAGTGACTGTGAACCTCCCTCTGAAGTAAATCCTGACAGTGAGAACAGTGAAAGTGATCATGGAAAGTGTGAGGCACTAGAGAATAAAAAACCGAGTTCAGAGATTCTCAAATCAAAGCAAGGAAGAGGACGGTCaaggaaagaaggaaagaagCTCCCTGATCTGAAATGCCGCTTCACCACCACCGGTGGGCTGAGAGGACATCGGCAAAATTGGCACATTAAAGAGCGGCTTAAAGCATGGCCAAAACCGGGTCCTAGTCAAATACCAGATCTGAAATGTGAcctgtgtggaaaatgtatgGGGACCGCGCGCAGCCTGAGAAGGCACCGTCAAAATCGGCACCTCAAAGAACGACCAAGGGGACGGCCGAAGAAGGAAGCCGGCGACTTGCCTGATCTGAAATGTGATGTTTGCGGGAAACGTTTGGCGACAGCTCGTAATCTGAGATTGCATCGGCAATTCCGGCACAGCGATGAGAGACCGTACATGTGTGACATTTGCGGACAAGGTTTCATTCTGAACTGCTACCTGGTCCGGCACATAAAAACTCACATGGAAGAAGGCCAGCATTGCTGTACCATATGTGGTAAAGGTTTCAATCACAAAAATAATCTGAAAAATCACATGCGTACTCATACAGAGCCTGCTTTCAAATGTGATATGTGTGGAAAAAGTTTGACGACAAAAAGAGGTCTGCAACTGCATCAGCAAAATCACACCGGGGAGAAATCGTATCCGTGTAAACAATGTGAAAAATCTTTCAGCATTAAAGGCAGTCTGATATTACATATGAGGACTCACACAGGGGAAAAACCATTTCGGTGCAAAGAATGTGGCAAATGCTTCAGTGACAAGGGAACGCTCACGAAACATATGATGACTCACACAGAGGAGAAACCACACCGCTGCAACaactgtggaaagtgtttcagCCTGAAAGGACATCTGACCGCTCATATGAAGGTTCACACAGGGGTGGGAGTTCAATGTCATTTGTGCGGAATTCACTTAAAGTTAGCATCAAGCCTGAAGAGACATCTGCGGACTCACAGATGA